The genomic region ATTTTTTATTTACTAGAAATATATTATCAGAAAAGTGAAGAAATGGCTACGTATTAATACGCTTATTATTAGTGAGGACATTGGATAACTTAGAACACATTTAAATTTACGAAGTAAAATGTTAAATTTTATGAAAATGAATTGGAGCTTAAGTCTAAAATAACATACCTTATGAAAACGTTCGGTTAATCCTTTTAAAAAAGCGTAAATAAATACACTCAAATGAGACCCTAATAAATAACCTAAATGGGCTTAATTCTATTTGTATAAGGGGGGGATGAGGTGTATCCGTGGCACGTGGTGGCTGGTGACCACGCGTGGAACACCGCTGCCACCCGTGGTCATCACGTGTGGACTACAAAACGCGTTGTACGTTTCACGCGTGAAGAAGTTGATGGAAATTGTTGGGTTGTGAGgtaaattgttgggtgtggtggtgatgacatttccactaaaatctatcactagtgatggaataatgaTTGATGACATGACGAAACTTGATTGAAAGTTATGAGTGATGAGTGAGTGATAAGTGATGGAAGCCCCTACCCCTAACCGTAATTGGCTTTAACCCtaattacatttttttttatttttattcttttcTTTTTGTTACTATTAATACTCATTAGCAATAAAGCAATTCGTTAACGTTAATTATATAACACATCTACTAATTAAACATTTTGGTCTTTTTCCTAATTGATGTTTTCTTTCGAAAGTTGGCTAAATACACGTTAGCAATTACACAAGCATTTATTTGGAGGTATTTGTATTCAACTCTATGTTTGCATGCTTCACTTTCAAGTCAAAGTGTCAAACAACCTCTTcaatttttcaacatcatctctCCATCTGTATATATATTGCTAAACTTTCCACTCCTAGCTAACCCAACCATAACTAAAAACAATCAACTTCCACTCTCCTTCTCGCTAACACAAACAACTTTAGAACCAACCATCAATGGCTATTAAACTAGATCTTGTGCATGTGCTTTTGGTTACGTTTCCAGCACAAGGCCATGTTAATCCCCTTCTCAGACTTGGCAAACTCCTAGCTTCAAAGGGAAATGTTCTCGTTACCTTCTCTTCCACCAAATCCATCGGGAACAAAATGAAGAAAGCCGGATGCGCGGTTTCCAGTGATCCAACTCCAGTTGGAAACCGTGGTGGCATGATCCGGTTTGAGTTCTTTGATGATGGATGCTCGGAAGACAAAGATGATGAACGCAATGACCTTGACACGTACTTACCTAAGCTTGAGGCTTACGGAAAGAAAGCAATCACCCGGATCATCAACCAGCATGCGGAAAATGGCTGGCCGGTCTCGTGCCTAATCAACAACCCATTCATACCATGGGTTTCAGACTTAGCACAAGAGCTAAACATCCCTTGTGCAATGCTTTGGGTGCAGTCTTGTGCTTGCTTTTCGTCGTATTATCATTACCAGAAGTCATTAGTTCCTTTTCCAAGTGAAGAAAAACCGGATATCGACGTTCAGTTGCCAAACATGCCGGTTCTCAAATCCGATGAGATTCCCAGCTTTCTACATCCTTCAACACCTTACCCGTTTTTAAGAAGAGCCATTTTAGGGCAGTTCAAGAACTTGTCAAACAACTTTTGTGTGCTAATGGAAACCTTTGAAGAACTTGAGGGGGATTTGATCAAGTACATGTCTCAAATATGTCCAATCCGAGCAGCTGGTCCGTTGTTTAACAACCCACTGCTTGAAACCAGCTCCAATATCTCCGGAGACCTCATTAAAGCCGACGATTGTCTTGAGTGGCTCGACTCAAAGCAGCCTTCATCGGTGGTTTACATATCGTTCGGAAGTGTTGTGAGCTTGAGCCAAGAACAGGTGACTGAGATGGCTTATGGTGTTTTAAATTCCGGCGTGTCATTTCTGTGGGTGATTAGGAATAATGTGACTTCTACTGGGGCATCTGGCAAGCTGCCTGAGGGGTTCTTGGAGGAGGCAGGTGAGAGGGGGATGGTGGTCCAATGGAGTCCACAAGCACAGGTGTTGAGCCACCCGGCAGTGTCGTGTTTTCTGACTCATTGTGGATGGAACTCGACAATGGAAGCGTTGTCAAGCGGTGTTCCGGTGGTGGCGTTCCCGCATTGGGGGGATCAAGTGACTGATGCAAAATACTTGGCTGATGAATGGAAGGTTGGGATAAGGATGTGTAGGGGTGAGGCTGAGCACAGGGTGATTGGGAGGAAGGAGGTGGAGGAGTGCTTAAGGGAGGCTACAGGTGGTGTAAGGGCGGCAGAGATGAAGACGAATGTGATGAAATGGAAGAAAGCAGCGGCGGAGGCGGTGGCGGAAGGTggaacatctgatcgaaacatccAAGAATTTGTGGATGAGATTAGGAAGCTGAGTTTGAAGAAATCAAGTTGAGCACGCCAACAAATTTACGGCTCCCATGTTCTTCACGTACATGTTACTTATCCATAATCTTTTCATATGATGATTTAGTTTATTTACAAATATGAAATTGTATTTCATAATGCTTCGTTGTCGACATCTTCTTCATATAATGATATGTAACATGTctaatttataaataataataataattgtgtATATTGAGCACACAACATTAAACAAAGAATCTTGCATaaaagctacttatagggtcttgGATGTTAGGACAATAACATACTCTATTCAAGGGGATAGATATATAGAGAGACTGTTAGAAAACTGGTACTGATAAGAACTGTAAaataatatgaaacataaatagTTAACGAgaaccgggcttgtgtttgacacaattcccttaaacagattcgtcGTCTGTTCCAGGGTACGCCGGTTGGAAGCAGCAACAGCGCACTGCCAGACTTGAACACTTGCCTGAAAAGAAAAAGGAGAATGCTGTAGAGAGATCGAGAGAAGAGATGATTTCTGGTGTGTCTAAACTGAGCAGCATACATCCGGTTTTATAGTCACTAAACTATAACCGAAATCTGACCCATTATTGCATGAGTTAAAACTGAATAATGGTCATCATTGAGTCAGTTTCGAAACTGATATTCAAAACCGAAGACcaaataagatcatcatcaatgcGAATAATCATCTTAATTTCAGTTTTAAAACTCATTAAAAAACGGTTACAGTCTTGAGTGCAAAAACTCGCCTCGCGTGGGtccgggttttcggagctgcattcgtgtccgcaggacgcGCGGGCACACACGAGTTCAACTAAATCCGGTTCCAATTTTTGCACCCCCCCTGCGCGCACGCGCGagggacttgtggtaaaacatgtcataaagtGATATTTGTTAGGTAAATGTTTTACCTTATAAATACCCTTTTTCTTTGTCtccacaccaatgtgggacaagtGTTTTACCATATGAGACTGCCATTCACACACACCCAaattccaacaatcccccacatgaatggaggtcGATCTCAGAACAACGTTGTTCTCATTAGATTTCagcagttgagttttgcatacgataggtaggtgttaccctttgaaccttcgctcatgaaatgcacttagcccactagctctgagtagaactcgatgtctttgaacttgtctgccgtttgtgtagacgacaatgcacttcacacaagactctccctgaCAAAGTCAAGTCCTCATAGTTATGTTCATTATGGTCATGAACATGATGCCTGGTTCTGTGAGAGCCATTAGGTATTGTGCCCCAACAATAcccttcgaagcgaccccacttctctctcacataggtgattcACTATGTATGGTTACCTTAGTCGAATCATTAAAAGCCATAGActtagcctcacacttgtcacttttaggaatggactaggaagtttacTAAGTTTTGCAATAAACTCCCTTATATATATACGTAGGGTTATCCCCCACAGTGACCTTACTaattcatacaattaggttttcctattgaactcagctcttgggatctccagtccactgagttaggtttccattatatgaacttttattttcaagggcttcagtcccattcccATGGATGACTTCTGTACTAACTATCTACTTAGGCCTTTTGTTAGCGGATCCGTAATATTATCCTTTGACCTCACGTAGTCAACAGTGATAATTCCTGTAGAGATTAGTTGTCGTATCGTATTATGTCTACGTCTGATATGTCTGTTCCTACCATTATACATTGTGCTACGAGCTCTGCCAAGTgccgattggctatcacaatgtatacAAATGGCTGATGTCGGCTTAGGCCATCTTGGTATATCCTCAACAAATTGGCGTAGCCATTCTGCCTCTTCACCTGCTTTATCTAAAGCAATGAACTCtgattccatcgtggatctagcgATAACCGTTTGTTTTGACAATTTCCACGATATAGCAGCACCTTCAAGTGTGAATACATTCCCACTTGTTGCTCTGGAATCATTTGTGTCAGATATCCAGTTCGCATCGCAATGTCCTTCTATCACTGCTGGATATCTGTTATAATGCAACCCGTATTCCCGAGTGTATCTTAAGTAGCAAAGCAACCGAGTGATACAGTTCCAATGCATTGAACTTGGGTTGCTCGTGTATCTACTTAGCTTGCTCACAGCATATGCTATGTCTGGTCTAGTAAAACTCATAAGATACATCAACCTACCAATAATTCTTGAGTATTCCAACTGGTTTACGGGTTCACCTCTATTCTTGGCTAGATGTTGACTTGTGTCAAGTGGAGTTCTAGCTTCATTAGAGTCATTTGCattgaacttctcaagaattttgTCCACATAGTGGGATTGACTTAAAACAAGTCCACTTTGGGTTCGCGTGATTTTGACCCCCAAAATCACATCTGCAAGACCCAtctctttcatgtcaaatcttgcctttagcatgttctttgtagattttatgattttgtcatcacttccagcaatgagcatatcatctacatatagacACAAGATGACATATCCATCAGTTGTGTCCTT from Helianthus annuus cultivar XRQ/B chromosome 10, HanXRQr2.0-SUNRISE, whole genome shotgun sequence harbors:
- the LOC110885284 gene encoding gallate 1-beta-glucosyltransferase, encoding MAIKLDLVHVLLVTFPAQGHVNPLLRLGKLLASKGNVLVTFSSTKSIGNKMKKAGCAVSSDPTPVGNRGGMIRFEFFDDGCSEDKDDERNDLDTYLPKLEAYGKKAITRIINQHAENGWPVSCLINNPFIPWVSDLAQELNIPCAMLWVQSCACFSSYYHYQKSLVPFPSEEKPDIDVQLPNMPVLKSDEIPSFLHPSTPYPFLRRAILGQFKNLSNNFCVLMETFEELEGDLIKYMSQICPIRAAGPLFNNPLLETSSNISGDLIKADDCLEWLDSKQPSSVVYISFGSVVSLSQEQVTEMAYGVLNSGVSFLWVIRNNVTSTGASGKLPEGFLEEAGERGMVVQWSPQAQVLSHPAVSCFLTHCGWNSTMEALSSGVPVVAFPHWGDQVTDAKYLADEWKVGIRMCRGEAEHRVIGRKEVEECLREATGGVRAAEMKTNVMKWKKAAAEAVAEGGTSDRNIQEFVDEIRKLSLKKSS